One Enterobacter asburiae genomic window, TGGTGAACTGACGAAGGGAGGTCAATTTATCCGTCATGATAGTGTTTCTCTTTTAACGTGCCCTGGATAATTCACGCTACCGACAGCATGCCTGCAGCGGAAAAATGACAGGTTTACTTGTTAGGGGGATGTAACCGGTCTGCCCTGATGATAACACGACGGAGGGGTAGCGCAACCGCAGACAGTGCGCTTAGGCAGAGTATGGTAAACTGGGAAGATTAACAGGCTGCTAAGCAACAGCATGCCCAATCAGTGGTAGCGCTTACATATTCACATTGGCATCAACAAGAGGGACGTTAATGCCTGATTTCTTTTTCTTTATTAACGAAGTCCTCTGGGGTTCGATAATGATTTACCTGCTTCTGGGAGCAGGTATTTGGTTTACGCTACGCAGTGGGTTTATCCAGTTTCGTTATATTCGCAAGTTTGGCAGAAGTCTGAAAAACAGCGTTACGCCCCAGCCGGGCGGATTAACGTCGTTCCAGGCCCTCTGTACCAGCCTGGCGGCACGACTCGGCAGCGGCAATCTGGCGGGCGTTGCGCTGGCCATCAGCGCGGGCGGGCCTGGCGCGGTCTTCTGGATGTGGGTGACGGCGCTACTCGGGATGGCCACCTCCTTTGCCGAAAGTTCGCTCGCCCAGCTTTATAAAGAGAAAGATAAAAATGGCCAGTTTCGCGGTGGTCCCGCCTGGTACATGGCGCGTGGCTTAGGGATGCGCTGGATGGGCGTCCTGTTCTCGCTTTTTTTACTGCTCGCGTACGGTCTTATTTTTAATACCGTCCAGGCAAATTCTGTCGCCAATGCCCTGAGCTACGCCTTCTCCTGCCCGGAGTGGGTCGCCGGTCTTGCTTTAGCCCTCGTCGTTCTGCTCACCATTTCTGCCGGTCTCAAGGGCATCGCCCGCCTGATGCAGTGGCTGGTTCCCATTATGGCGCTGCTCTGGGTTGCCGCGAGTCTGTTCGTCGCCGCACTGCATATCGACCTGGTACCGGGCGTGATTGCGACCATCGTCAAAAGCGCGTTTGGCTGGCGCGAGGTGGCCTCCGGGGCACTGGGCTACACCTTCAGCCAGGCGCTGATGGCGGGTTTTCAGCGGGGAATGTTCTCCAATGAAGCCGGTATGGGATCAACCCCCAACGCGGCAGCCGCCGCCTCTTCCTGGCCGCCGCACCCGGCC contains:
- a CDS encoding alanine/glycine:cation symporter family protein; the protein is MPDFFFFINEVLWGSIMIYLLLGAGIWFTLRSGFIQFRYIRKFGRSLKNSVTPQPGGLTSFQALCTSLAARLGSGNLAGVALAISAGGPGAVFWMWVTALLGMATSFAESSLAQLYKEKDKNGQFRGGPAWYMARGLGMRWMGVLFSLFLLLAYGLIFNTVQANSVANALSYAFSCPEWVAGLALALVVLLTISAGLKGIARLMQWLVPIMALLWVAASLFVAALHIDLVPGVIATIVKSAFGWREVASGALGYTFSQALMAGFQRGMFSNEAGMGSTPNAAAAASSWPPHPAAQGIVQMIGVFTDTIIICSASAMILLLAGPVPHSSGTAGIQLLQQALVNLTGGWGAGFVSLILILFAFSSIVVNYLYAENNLIFLKLDSRAAIGTLRLGVILMVIAGSLLSMPLVWQLADIIMALMAITNLTAILLLSPVVTLIARDYLRQRKLGVPPVFDPARYPDIKAQLAPGTWDDLPRQ